The Canis lupus familiaris isolate Mischka breed German Shepherd chromosome X, alternate assembly UU_Cfam_GSD_1.0, whole genome shotgun sequence genome has a segment encoding these proteins:
- the LOC119868251 gene encoding paraneoplastic antigen-like protein 6B, whose translation MAVTMLQDWCRWMGVSARRGLLILGIPEDCDEAELQESLEAALWPMGHFTVLGKVFREEDNATAALVELDREVNYALVPREIPGTGGPWNVVFVPRCSGDEFLSRVFHFLEQQGQTVESVAGALGLGLRRVCWLRSVSQAVQPWVETMRYQRLGVFSGRDQPALGEESFEAWLHHTADMLHVWQGVSEREKRRRLMEGLRGTALQLVHGLLAENPARTAQDCLAALIQVFGDNESQATLRVKCLTAQQHSGERLSAFVLRLEVLLQKAIEKGALARASADHVRLRQVLTRANLTEPLDEALRKLRMVGRSPSFLEMLGLVRESEAWEASLARSERAQAEERAGAQTNAQADARADAKAEDDKVDEKEQEQQEREREREEEDDSDDRDAVPAGLGQARPSEAPGGPTPAQMGAASRAGPGGPGYEPEGLTRSGDREAGEPLEEGLKPIPDESGNEDGAGGLGLPKSSSGK comes from the coding sequence ATGGCGGTGACGATGCTGCAGGACTGGTGCAGGTGGATGGGCGTCAGCGCTCGAAGGGGTCTGCTCATTCTGGGCATCCCAGAGGACTGCGATGAAGCCGAACTCCAAGAGTCCCTGGAGGCCGCCCTCTGGCCCATGGGCCACTTTACTGTGCTCGGCAAAGTGTTCCGGGAGGAGGATAATGCCACCGCGGCCCTAGTCGAGCTTGACCGGGAAGTCAACTATGCGTTGGTCCCCAGGGAAATCCCGGGCACTGGGGGTCCCTGGAACGTGGTTTTTGTGCCCCGTTGCTCAGGCGACGAGTTCCTCAGTCGCGTGTTCCACTTCCTGGAGCAACAGGGGCAGACGGTGGAGAGTgtggctggggccctggggctgggactGCGCAGGGTGTGCTGGCTCCGATCGGTCAGTCAGGCAGTCCAGCCCTGGGTGGAGACCATGCGGTACCAGCGCCTGGGCGTGTTTTCCGGGAGGGATCAGCCCGCTCTGGGGGAGGAGTCCTTTGAGGCTTGGCTACACCACACTGCCGACATGCTACATGTGTGGCAGGGGGTCTcggaaagggagaagaggaggcgGCTGATGGAAGGCCTTCGAGGGACGGCCCTGCAGCTCGTGCACGGACTCCTGGCCGAGAACCCTGCCAGGACCGCGCAGGACTGCCTGGCGGCCCTGATCCAGGTGTTTGGAGACAATGAGTCCCAGGCCACACTCCGGGTGAAGTGCTTAACTGCTCAGCAGCACTCAGGAGAGCGGCTCTCTGCTTTCGTGTTGAGGCTGGAAGTCCTGCTGCAGAAAGCCATTGAGAAGGGGGCCCTGGCCAGAGCCTCAGCTGACCACGTGCGCCTGAGGCAGGTGCTCACCAGGGCCAACCTCACGGAGCCACTGGATGAAGCTCTGAGGAAGCTGAGAATGGTTGGGAGGTCTCCAAGTTTCCTAGAGATGCTGGGGCTTGTTCGGGAGTCTGAGGCATGGGAGGCCAGTCTAGCCAGGAGTGAGAGAGCCCAGGCGGAGGAAAGGGCTGGCGCCCAGACCAATGCCCAGGCTGATGCCAGAGCCGACGCTAAGGCAGAGGATGATAAAGTGGACgagaaggagcaggagcagcaggagcgGGAACGGGagcgggaggaggaggacgacAGTGATGACCGTGATGCTGTCCCTGCAGGCCTAGGTCAGGCACGACCCTCAGAGGCCCCTGggggccccacccctgcccagatGGGCGCTGCTTCCAGGGCGGGCCCAGGAGGTCCTGGCTATGAGCCAGAGGGCCTCACCCGGTCAGGAGacagggaggctggggagccCCTCGAGGAGGGGCTCAAGCCCATCCCAGACGAGTCAGGAAACgaggatggggctggggggctgggcctCCCCAAGTCCTCCTCAGGCAAATAG
- the LOC111094960 gene encoding LOW QUALITY PROTEIN: paraneoplastic antigen Ma6E-like isoform X1 (The sequence of the model RefSeq protein was modified relative to this genomic sequence to represent the inferred CDS: inserted 2 bases in 1 codon), with protein sequence MALAMLHEWCKXESTHHFLLIPDDCEEEEFQNAAKTALWPLGRYQVLGKVFRKELRSRVALVEFAQYLNRSLIPRQTAGKGGPWPVVFLPQAPDLESQDRPNFPAQHQRQARSGQAGEAGAVGKERAADVTGAASKEGCEGQEGAIGEAGAAGEAGAAGEGGGAGEAGVAGEEEAIGEVGVASEARAAGEMGAAGEEGCKGKEEATCEVGAAGDKGHESEEKAAGVEGAVGEAGTENEGIVLDEGDADVVGAVSMVGEDGGVLDEEGAVGVAGAEGEAGAVGVTGAAGVAGTEDEGAVPDEEGAAGDTGIAGVLGSVSMAGAAGEAGTTGEEGAAGAVDEGGSWIQQWGQAWQPVPEDAAYGELRTFSGMEDPDQESFEVWLEHANDMLFMWRHVPEGERRRWLMESLGGLALEFMCGLLAENPNMLAQDCLAAMVQVFGDKDPCVTARLKFLTCAQRPQETLFAYVMRLEGLLQSAVEKGAIHPTIADQVRARQVLMRARSNEMLQSKLKRMRLERRPPGFLGMLRLIREAEAWEAAPATGEQFQVEEGRPARVCQRLWQEDCGGGGRRGP encoded by the exons ATGGCACTGGCAATGCTGCATGAGTGGTGCAA TGAGAGCACGCACCATTTCCTGCTCATCCCGGATGACTGTGAGGAAGAGGAATTCCAGAATGCCGCGAAGACTGCCCTGTGGCCCCTGGGCAGATACCAAGTGCTGGGCAAAGTGTTCAGAAAGGAGCTCAGATCCAGGGTCGCCTTAGTGGAGTTTGCTCAGTATTTAAACCGAAGTTTGATTCCCCGACAAACAGCAGGCAAGGGAGGACCCTGGCCTGTGGTCTTTCTGCCCCAGGCTCCTGATTTAGAGTCACAGGATAGACCCAATTTCCCTGCCCAGCACCAGAGGCAAGCAAGGTCTGGCCAGGCAGGTGAGGCAGGAGCTGTAGGTAAAGAAAGGGCTGCAGATGTCACAGGAGCTGCAAGTAAGGAAGGGTGTGAAGGTCAGGAAGGAGCTATAGGTGAGGCAGGAGCTGCAGGTGAGGCAGGAGCTGcaggtgaggggggaggggcaggtgaggCAGGAGTTGCAGGTGAGGAAGAAGCCATAGGTGAAGTGGGAGTTGCAAGTGAGGCGAGAGCAGCAGGTGAGATGGGAGCTGCAGGTGAGGAAGGGTGTAAAGGTAAGGAAGAAGCTACATGTGAGGTGGGGGCTGCTGGTGATAAAGGACATGAAAGTGAGGAAAAAGCTGCAGGTGTGGAAGGAGCTGTAGGTGAGGCAGgaactgaaaatgaagggatagTGTTAGATGAAGGAGATGCAGATGTGGTAGGAGCTGTCAGTATGGTAGGAGAAGATGGAGGAGTACTCGATGAAGAGGGAGCTGTAGGTGTGGCAGGAGCAGAAGGTGAGGCAGGAGCTGTAGGTGTGACAGGAGCTGCCGGTGTGGCAGGAACAGAAGATGAAGGAGCAGTGCCTGATGAGGAGGGAGCCGCAGGTGACACAGGAATTGCAGGTGTGCTGGGATCTGTGAGTATGGCAGGAGCAGCAGGGGAGGCGGGCACTACAGGGGAGGAAGGAGCTGCAGGAGCCGTAGATGAGGGAGGATCCTGGATCCAGCAGTGGGGCCAGGCTTGGCAGCCTGTGCCAGAAGACGCGGCCTACGGGGAACTGAGAACCTTCTCCGGGATGGAAGATCCAGACCAAGAGTCCTTTGAGGTCTGGCTGGAGCACGCCAACGACATGCTGTTCATGTGGCGCCACGTGCCAGAAGGGGAGAGGAGGCGGTGGCTGATGGAAAGCTTGGGGGGCCTCGCGCTCGAGTTCATGTGCGGCCTCCTGGCAGAAAATCCCAACATGCTTGCGCAGGATTGCCTGGCCGCAATGGTCCAGGTGTTCGGAGACAAGGATCCCTGCGTGACCGCACGGCTGAAGTTCCTGACGTGCGCCCAGCGGCCCCAGGAGACTCTGTTTGCCTACGTGATGCGCCTGGAAGGCCTGCTGCAGTCGGCCGTGGAGAAGGGGGCCATCCATCCCACCATCGCGGACCAGGTTCGCGCCAGGCAGGTGCTGATGCGGGCTCGCTCCAACGAGATGCTCCAGAGCAAGCTGAAGAGGATGCGGCTGGAGAGGAGACCACCCGGCTTCCTGGGGATGCTGCGGCTCATCCGCGAGGCCGAGGCGTGGGAGGCCGCCCCAGCTACGGGTGAGCAGTTCCAAGTGGAAGAAGGGCGCCCCGCCCGTGTATGTCAGAGACTATGGCAGGAGGACTGTGGTGGTGGGGGACGCAGAGGTCCCTGA